Proteins co-encoded in one Setaria viridis chromosome 9, Setaria_viridis_v4.0, whole genome shotgun sequence genomic window:
- the LOC117835951 gene encoding SNF2 domain-containing protein CLASSY 1 produces the protein MIKGSTSHRNHPIGSVPFEAFHNGSWHAVNSIRIRNGGLFVKFVHSGSTVEHNIDGDYLRLHSRKATCLDCSHILRPGADVCVKQASASGERKSCVPLYRDARLIKINKKHHTDQCLCLSTVSFYKDQCPGSKGKVITGTMSIVTLGDVFILQKLHSGELQDGSMQWRSAEDCLHQNRSKLLSARFSAEVAHLIVLSRLRGMEFNIKAVEGKIIYQIIKGDQALYSDDSMSIPPGFGKSMDIISFKTRDEALRPRIRTVPVTQVKKHNLTEDRCTTVMDELDGTQDVEVLYEHVDLRRSKRMKTQPDRFTSYDAPNFNRTCNKKKEGNTSSTKNKNSQSDFSWDSPVQEESSDEEVLGNPSVKQTVSGPFMVKEDPRSMEGQRKNPVKRTKCSFPVKEKPTSVEIEKSTAKQRSSDSHIPHAPAKNKEKYSRPPLSFQLKPFTSSHILRGNSEPAFCQKRGRKRKKHMREREYKEMIDQCIGNIQCEMERDSDFKLDVHITNCSGHAYQEGDFTWPSSTDSQEEKDEFEELWKQMDYALTSLALLEQKQMQDSEATHESNTDLGKGGERCHHDCILDEQLGLTCRLCNVVCTEAKDIFPPMFAGKDHERPGWSEFSQDEHVLDSSFLEICAPEFSKFKGSGNVWASITDVEPKLHAHQRKAFEFIWKNLAGSLQLEEMDDSTASRGGCVVAHTPGAGKTLLLISFLVSYLKVHPRSRPLVLTPKAAIHTWRREFETWGISLPLHVLHYSNRRGKAMGTLTSKMHAILKNFHQPSWKMMRMMDSLDKLRKWHENPSILLMTYPSFLALTKEDTKLQHRAFMAKVLVNNPGLLILDEGHNPRGNKSKLRKLLMKVKTEFRILLSGTVFQNNFEEYFNTLSLARPRFVSDVMTALVPEAERETRNRTGKHQEALARRIFVEKVGQKIESSSIHDRVDGISLLNKLTCGFIDSFEGTKENNLPGIRVYTLFMKPTDIQEEVLTKVTMPVPGTARYPLEVELLITIASIHPCLIKTTKCASTYFTPEEVARVEKYKQKYAVGCKTKFVIDLLHESSFRGERVLIFCHNVSPINFLVKLIEIVFGWCLGEEVLVLQGDQELPVRSDVMDKFNGDKKGKRKVLIASTTACAEGISLTGASRLVMLDSEWNHSKTMQAIARAFRPGQERMVYVYLLVASGTWEEDKYNSNRRKAWIAKMVFFGRYVDEPLRNHVTEIDDEVLKELADEDETKTFHKIVKQD, from the exons ATGATCAAGGGATCCACAAGCCACCGTAACCATCCCATCGGTTCAGTTC CATTCGAGGCATTTCATAACGGATCATGGCATGCAGTTAATTCTATAAGGATACGGAATGGTGGTCTCTTTGTGAAATTTGTCCACTCTGGATCCACTGTCGAGCATAATATTGATGGGGACTATCTGCGCTTACATTCCAGAAAGGCAACTTGCTTAGATTGCTCACATATTCTCAGGCCAGGTGCTGATGTCTGTGTAAAGCAAGCAAGTGCCAGTGGAGAAAGGAAATCTTGT GTACCATTGTATCGTGATGCAAGGCTCATCAAAATCAATAAAAAACATCACACAGACCAGTGCCTCTGCTTGTCTACTGTTAGTTTCTACAAAGATCAGTGCCCTGGCAGTAAAGGTAAAGTGATAACTGGTACAATGTCCATAGTGACACTAGGTGATGTTTTCATCTTGCAAAAGCTCCATTCTGGGGAGCTGCAGGATGGCAGCATGCAATGGCGTTCGGCAGAGGATTGCCTCCATCAGAATAGAAGCAAGTTGTTAAGTGCAAGATTTTCTGCAGAAGTTGCACACCTGATAGTTTTATCTAGACTAAGGGGAATGGAATTCAACATCAAGGCGGTAGAAGGCAAGATCATTTATCAAATTATCAAAGGAGATCAAGCGCTGTATAGTGATGATTCCATGAGCATACCTCCAGGTTTTGGCAAGAGCATGGACATAATATCATTCAAAACACGTGATGAGGCTTTACGCCCAAGAATCAGAACAGTTCCAGTCACTCAGGTTAAGAAACACAATCTCACGGAAGACAGGTGTACCACCGTGATGGATGAATTGGATGGTACACAAGATGTTGAAGTCTTGTATGAGCATGTGGACTTGAGACGTTCAAAGCGTATGAAAACTCAGCCAGACCGCTTTACTAGTTATGATGCACCTAATTTCAATCGAACCTGCAACAAGAAGAAAGAGGGGAACACATCATCTACCAAGAATAAAAATTCACAGAGTGATTTTAGTTGGGATTCACCAGTTCAGGAAGAATCAAGTGATGAAGAGGTGCTAGGAAATCCTTCGGTGAAGCAAACAGTTTCCGGGCCTTTCATGGTCAAGGAAGACCCAAGGTCCATGGAAGGCCAGCGCAAGAACCCAGTGAAAAGAACAAAATGCTCTTTTCCTGTAAAGGAAAAACCAACCTCCGTGGAAATAGAGAAGAGTACAGCCAAGCAAAGAAGCTCGGATTCTCACATTCCACATGCACCCGCGAAGAACAAGGAGAAGTACAGTCGTCCACCTTTATCGTTTCAATTGAAGCCATTTACTTCATCTCACATCTTACGTGGCAATAGTGAACCAGCATTCTGCCAAAAGAGGggcagaaaaagaaagaaacacatGCGCGAAAGAGAATACAAGGAAATGATAGACCAATGCATTGGAAATATCCAGTGTGAAATGGAGAGAGATTCTGATTTCAAGCTAGATGTACATATAACGAACTGTAGCGGACATGCATACCAAGAAGGGGATTTTACATGGCCGTCTTCCACTGATAGTCAAGAGGAGAAGGATGAGTTTGAAGAACTGTGGAAACAAATGGACTATGCATTGACCTCACTAGCACTTCTTGAGCAAAAGCAG ATGCAAGATTCAGAAGCCACTCATGAGAGCAATACTGATTTAGGAAAAGGAGGAGAACGTTGTCATCATGACTGCATACTGGATGAACAGCTTGGTCTAACCTGCAGATTGTGCAACGTTGTGTGCACTGAGGCAAAGGATATCTTTCCACCAATG TTTGCTGGTAAGGACCATGAGAGGCCTGGATGGAGTGAATTTTCTCAAGATGAACATGTGCTTGATTCTTCTTTTCTTGAGATCTGCGCACCCGAATTCTCCAAATTTAAGGGATCTGGGAATGTGTGGGCTTCGATCACTGATGTTGAACCAAAGCTACATGCTCATCAAAGAAAAGCATTTGAATTTATATGGAAAAACTTGGCAGGGTCATTACAGCTTGAAGAAATGGATGATTCAACAGCGAGTAGAGGTGGCTGTGTGGTTGCACATACTCCTGGAGCGGGTAAAACACTGTTGCTGATCTCATTTCTTGTCAGTTACTTGAAAGTTCACCCAAGAAGCCGACCATTGGTGCTTACTCCAAAAGCTGCAATCCATACATGGAGGAGAGAGTTTGAGACATGGGGCATTTCGCTTCCTTTACATGTGCTCCACTACTCTAACCGAAGAGGCAAAGCAATGGGGACTCTTACTTCAAAAATGCACGCGATTTTGAAGAACTTCCACCAACCATCCTGGAAAATGATGCGGATGATGGATAGTCTGGATAAATTGCGCAAGTGGCATGAGAATCCAAGCATTCTCCTCATGACATATCCTTCTTTCTTAGCGCTTACAAAAGAAGACACAAAACTGCAGCATCGGGCGTTCATGGCGAAAGTTCTGGTGAACAACCCTGGGCTACTTATCCTCGATGAAGGGCACAACCCAAGAGGCAACAAATCAAAGTTGAGAAAGCTATTAATGAAGGTGAAGACTGAATTTAGAATTCTCTTGTCGGGTACAGTCTTCCAGAACAACTTCGAAGAGTATTTCAACACCTTATCTTTGGCTAGACCTCGTTTTGTCAGTGATGTTATGACGGCGCTAGTTCCAGAAGCGGAAAGGGAGACACGGAACAGGACTGGTAAACATCAAGAAGCACTGGCAAGGCGTATTTTTGTGGAAAAAGTGGGGCAAAAGATTGAGTCTAGTAGCATACATGACAGAGTGGATGGCATCTCTTTGTTAAACAAGCTTACTTGTGGATTCATCGATTCATTTGAAGGTACAAAAGAGAACAATCTTCCAGGGATACGTGTGTATACCCTTTTCATGAAACCCACTGACATACAGGAAGAGGTGCTCACAAAAGTAACAATGCCCGTACCGGGCACTGCCCGTTATCCTCTGGAGGTTGAGCTGCTCATCACAATTGCTTCTATCCATCCTTGTCTTATAAAAACAACCAAGTGTGCTAGCACTTACTTTACCCCAGAAGAAGTAGCTAGAGTTGAGAAGTACAAGCAGAAGTATGCTGTTGGTTGCAAAACAAAATTTGTGATTGATCTTCTGCACGAGTCCTCATTCAGAGGGGAGAGGGTGCTGATATTTTGTCACAATGTGTCCCCAATAAACTTTCTCGTCAAGCTGATAGAGATTGTTTTTGGATGGTGTCTTGGGGAGGAAGTCCTTGTGTTGCAAGGTGATCAAGAGCTCCCTGTGCGCTCGGATGTCATGGATAAATTCAACGGTGACAAAAAGGGAAAGAGGAAGGTGCTGATTGCTTCAACAACAGCCTGTGCCGAGGGTATTAGTCTGACCGGTGCATCAAGACTAGTGATGCTGGATTCAGAGTGGAACCATTCAAAGACAATGCAGGCGATAGCAAGGGCATTCCGGCCTGGGCAGGAGAGAATGGTATATGTCTACCTTCTTGTGGCATCTGGTACATGGGAGGAAGATAAATACAACAGCAACAGGAGGAAAGCTTGGATTGCAAAAATGGTCTTCTTTGGACGTTATGTTGACGAACCATTGCGAAACCATGTGACTGAAATCGATGACGAAGTTCTGAAGGAGctggctgatgaagatgagaccAAAACTTTCCATAAGATAGTGAAGCAGGACTGA
- the LOC117835911 gene encoding protein PSK SIMULATOR 1, translated as MPARSWLAELRSRFGAGGARADGLGILAFEAAATMSRLVSLHRTLSDVEFRRLRADVLRAEGVARLTSPDQSFLLRLACCELVADLDRAAATVARLAARCRSCAEAPLLRDFDRLYAEAKRGRLAQLDVAVGFSRGAGKRLRKMERHVAAAARLYEEMDALRELEASERRMENWKQHSGPIIPSQAAPGKKPAAEPGEKLMHELRAQRHKVRRLMEGSLWSVDAGRAAKLMAKSVLAVLARISIAFGPFVPGLPSLTVGRAPGHSSGPLHRSAMPGAALRHSAPIFGQKDAALSVLESTKPLASTIGGSGMELRYANLILSVKTLLAALRPPAADGEEVQEGMMDLSARDGLYKMLPVSIREAVNAKLRESWRGQAVDEEAAKASRGEAEVVLRWLGPMAHDTVRWSDERSMERGQRFSMQPRALMVQTLHFADRKKADAAIVDVLVCLSCVCWYDDERRRLESVDWDDE; from the coding sequence ATGCCGGCCAGGTCATGGCTCGCCGAACTGCGGTCGCggttcggcgccggcggcgccagggCCGACGGGCTCGGCATCCTGGCCTTCGAGGCGGCTGCCACCATGTCGCGGCTCGTGTCCCTCCACCGGACGCTGTCCGACGTGGAGTTCCGGAGGCTCCGCGCCGACGTCCTGCGCGCCGAGGGCGTCGCGCGGCTGACGTCCCCGGACCAGAGCTTCCTGCTCCGCCTCGCGTGCTGCGAGCTCGTGGCGGAcctcgaccgcgccgccgccactgtcgcgcgcctcgccgcgcgGTGCCGATCCTGCGCGGAGGCACCGCTCCTGCGGGACTTCGACCGGCTCTACGCCGAGGCCAAGCGCGGCCGCCTCGCGCAGCTGGACGTCGCGGTCGGGTTCTCTAGGGGCGCCGGGAAGCGGCTCCGCAAGATGGAGCGGCACGTGGCCGCGGCCGCGAGGCTGTACGAGGAGATGGACGCGCTCAGGGAGCTGGAGGCGTCGGAGCGGCGGATGGAGAACTGGAAGCAGCACAGCGGGCCCATCATCCCGTCGCAGGCGGCGCCGGGCAAGAAGCCAGCGGCCGAACCCGGAGAGAAGCTGATGCACGAGCTCAGGGCGCAGCGGCACAAGGTGCGGCGGCTCATGGAGGGGTCGCTCTGGAGCGTCGACGCCGGCAGGGCGGCGAAGCTCATGGCCAAGTCGGTCCTCGCCGTGCTCGCGCGCATCTCCATTGCCTTCGGCCCGTTCGTCCCAGGGCTGCCATCTTTAACAGTGGGACGCGCGCCCGGCCACTCTTCCGGCCCGTTGCACCGGTCGGCGATGCCCGGCGCCGCGCTCCGGCACTCGGCTCCCATCTTCGGCCAAAAAGATGCCGCCTTGTCAGTATTGGAATCGACCAAGCCATTGGCGAGCACGATCGGCGGCTCGGGCATGGAGCTGCGATACGCGAACCTGATCTTGTCCGTCAAGACGCTGCTCGCGGCGCTGAGGCCGCCGGCAGCTGACGGCGAGGAGGTGCAGGAAGGAATGATGGACCTGTCGGCGAGAGACGGGCTCTACAAGATGTTACCAGTGAGCATCCGCGAGGCCGTGAACGCGAAGCTGAGGGAGAGCTGGAGAGGGCAGGCggtggacgaggaggccgcGAAGGCGTCGAGAGGCGAAGCGGAGGTCGTGCTGCGGTGGCTGGGCCCGATGGCGCACGACACCGTGCGGTGGAGCGACGAGCGGAGCATGGAGCGGGGGCAGCGGTTCAGCATGCAGCCACGCGCGCTGATGGTGCAGACGCTGCACTTCGCTGACCGGAAAAAGGCGGATGCGGCGATTGTTGATGTGCTCGTCTGCCTCAGCTGCGTGTGCTGGTATGACGATGAGCGGCGCCGTCTGGAGTCTGTGGACTGGGACGACgagtag